A window of Cryptomeria japonica chromosome 3, Sugi_1.0, whole genome shotgun sequence contains these coding sequences:
- the LOC131873926 gene encoding putative receptor like protein 25, with protein MSVLDLENNNFKGTIPNIFGKMNSLETLKLGLNGLKGNIPSSLVNCTSLEIFDLRNNNIRGGIPTWIDNLKRLHVLVLKSNKFVGQIPTKLSNLQNLQILDMSSNKFSGVIPNGFMNLSAMANQTENTETIELNFTNIGYRDYIDTIIIRNKGQNLEYGRILRLVKCLDLSDNNLSGKIPWDIQSLKGLLILNVSRNYFSGKIPKSLGSMLQLQSLDLSRNELFGTLPSELQHLTYLSYFNVSHNNLSGRIPQGGQMMTFDSSSFSNNSDLCGLQMNVSCSRNHPMSPNDDEKNKNVLDKDIWWDVGIGMGNAFGFSILIWVLCFSKSWSAKCFKVMDDIIDFLFQAFMKQLCNIR; from the coding sequence ATGTCCGTGTTAGATCTAGAAAATAATAATTTCAAGGGCACAATTCCAAATATATTTGGGAAGATGAATTCTCTAGAAACATTGAAATTAGGCCTCAATGGGCTAAAAGGGAACATACCATCATCCCTTGTAAATTGTACTTCTTTGGAAATCTTCGATCTCAGGAATAACAATATTCGTGGGGGCATTCCTACTTGGATTGACAACCTGAAAAGGCTTCATGTCTTAGTGttaaaatctaacaaatttgttggccAGATACCCACAAAATTATCAAATTTGCAAAATCTCCAGATATTGGATATGTCAAGCAACAAATTTTCAGGCGTTATTCCCAATGGCTTTATGAACTTGAGTGCAATGGCAAATCAGACAGAAAATACAGAAACTATTGAATTGAATTTTACAAATATTGGTTACAGGGACTATATAGATACTATAATCATTAGGAACAAAGGACAGAATCTGGAGTATGGGAGAATTTTGAGATTAGTAAAATGCCTAGATCTATCAGACAACAATTTATCAGGCAAAATACCTTGGGATATTCAATCCCTCAAAGGATTGCTAATTCTCAATGTTTCAAGAAATTATTTCAGCGGTAAGATTCCAAAATCTTTGGGAAGCATGCTACAACTACAATCACTTGATCTTTCTAGAAATGAACTGTTTGGAACACTTCCATCTGAGCTGCAACATCTCACATATTTGAGCTACTTTAATGTGTCTCATAATAACCTATCAGGAAGGATACCACAAGGAGGACAAATGATGACATTTGATTCCTCATCATTTTCCAACAATTCAGATCTATGTGGCCTACAAATGAATGTGTCATGCTCAAGAAATCATCCTATGTCTCCCAACGATGATGAAAAAAACAAAAATGTATTAGACAAAGATATATGGTGGGACGTGGGAATAGGAATGGGAAATGCATTTGGATTTTCAATTCTGATTTGGGTGTTGTGTTTCAGCAAATCTTGGAGTGCAAAATGCTTCAAAGTCATGGATGACATTATTGACTTCCTTTTTCAAGCTTTCATGAAACAATTGTGTAATATAAGATAA